A single window of Anaerocolumna chitinilytica DNA harbors:
- a CDS encoding DUF4865 family protein, translated as MIGMQYKITLPEVYDMELIKQRVRNNGHKTDGFEKLLFKCYLIKEKGPQSMENMYAPLYVWKTSEGMNKFLFEGFYDNIIHSFGWQQVNIGIPLFMELSNNFSASKYMVEETGDILPDSSLTGFQEEIKSRKAFDNSFTSRLCVYNPDKWKFSMFYFYEKCPAVEKELYQILHISQ; from the coding sequence ATGATTGGTATGCAATACAAAATTACATTACCGGAAGTTTATGATATGGAGCTTATAAAACAAAGAGTCCGTAATAATGGGCATAAAACGGATGGCTTTGAAAAGTTGTTGTTCAAATGCTATTTGATAAAAGAAAAAGGTCCCCAGAGTATGGAGAATATGTATGCTCCCCTATATGTATGGAAGACCAGCGAAGGAATGAATAAATTCCTTTTTGAAGGTTTTTATGATAATATTATTCATTCCTTTGGCTGGCAGCAGGTCAATATTGGGATTCCCTTATTTATGGAATTAAGCAATAATTTCTCTGCTTCAAAATATATGGTGGAAGAAACCGGCGATATCCTTCCAGATTCCAGTCTTACAGGTTTTCAGGAAGAAATAAAAAGCAGAAAAGCGTTTGATAACAGTTTTACGTCTAGGTTATGTGTCTATAACCCTGACAAATGGAAATTTAGTATGTTTTATTTTTACGAAAAGTGTCCGGCAGTTGAAAAGGAACTCTATCAGATTTTGCATATCTCCCAATAA
- a CDS encoding MerR family transcriptional regulator yields the protein MEPNLYTTGEFSKRANISVRTIRYYDEKGLLKPSLMAESGYRYYTDRDFASLQRILVLRKLGFGLEEIREITLNSTDVSYLKESLQLQQKLVQEKIAELKHIGQILNETSAVLSEKQEPDWDHMVDLIHLLNMEDTLLNQYKSSKNLKVRIDLHKKYSQNPTGWYPWISNTIPIRDHKKVLEVGCGSGELWYQMRHSLPNGISVLLTDISSGMVRNAASRLKNSAADFSFRNITFTSSQMDMQDIPYEENSFDLVIANHVLFYAKDRKKALDELKRVLQPGGCLCLSTYGRKHMKEIEEAAKEYDEQIALSEVKLYDIFGLDEGEEELKAFFPTVKKYIYHDNLLVTDVRPLADYIYSCHGNQNSILKDRQIDFEKFLTKKIGKNGLTITKDAGIFCCFK from the coding sequence GAATTCTCAAAAAGAGCTAACATATCCGTTAGAACAATACGGTATTATGATGAGAAAGGCCTATTAAAGCCTTCCTTAATGGCAGAGTCCGGTTATCGCTATTATACCGACAGGGATTTTGCCAGCCTCCAGAGAATCCTGGTATTAAGAAAACTGGGGTTTGGCCTGGAAGAAATCCGAGAAATCACCCTGAATTCCACAGATGTTTCCTATCTAAAAGAATCCTTGCAGCTGCAGCAAAAGCTTGTACAGGAAAAAATCGCAGAACTAAAGCATATTGGGCAAATCCTTAATGAAACCTCTGCTGTCTTATCGGAGAAGCAGGAGCCTGACTGGGATCATATGGTGGATCTGATACACCTTTTAAATATGGAGGATACCCTTTTAAATCAGTATAAATCCTCTAAGAATCTTAAGGTCCGCATCGATTTGCACAAAAAATACTCTCAGAACCCCACAGGCTGGTACCCCTGGATATCAAACACTATCCCTATTCGTGACCATAAGAAGGTTCTGGAAGTCGGCTGCGGCAGCGGTGAACTCTGGTATCAGATGAGGCACTCTCTTCCTAATGGCATTTCTGTCCTGTTAACAGACATCTCCTCCGGAATGGTAAGAAATGCAGCTTCAAGATTAAAGAACTCAGCGGCTGACTTTTCTTTCAGAAATATCACCTTCACCTCCAGTCAGATGGATATGCAGGATATACCCTATGAAGAGAATTCCTTTGATCTGGTTATAGCGAATCATGTACTGTTCTACGCCAAGGATAGAAAAAAAGCTCTTGATGAACTTAAACGTGTATTACAACCGGGAGGCTGCCTTTGCCTTAGTACCTATGGAAGAAAGCATATGAAAGAAATAGAAGAGGCTGCGAAGGAATACGATGAGCAAATTGCTCTTTCCGAAGTTAAACTTTATGATATCTTCGGCTTGGATGAAGGGGAAGAAGAATTAAAAGCTTTCTTCCCCACCGTTAAAAAATATATTTATCATGACAATCTTCTGGTAACAGATGTGAGGCCTCTGGCTGATTATATCTATTCCTGCCATGGCAATCAAAACAGTATCTTAAAGGATAGGCAAATTGATTTTGAGAAATTTCTTACAAAAAAAATCGGTAAGAATGGGCTTACTATCACAAAGGATGCCGGAATCTTCTGCTGCTTTAAATAA
- a CDS encoding multicopper oxidase domain-containing protein: MAIRHYVLLATDGFIDLPTTKELCPLPDTLQKLYVFGFVGGLYKVIEDDKVTYENQSLNWKDPNNWSSLWAMQTTASIPSPIMWADQGDRLYVTLINLGMPVSHLEDPHTIHLHGAHVATQIDGFPETSFSVPMWMGPNETPPTATYYFMPEHPGTYMYHCHVEASEHVQMGMYGALVIYPSEISLEEASIKMDACGYWRYKGEIQEQIPRYASHRQFAYNDIQTYYDKEYVMLLSDIDLKWHQTVQTTVETGISFNASDFKPDFWLVNGRAFPDTLLPHPQTPPEGSNPNLTQINYESYVHVKTDQKFLLRMINMGYAVVPWHIHGWHFNVIGKDAHPSPFLSISQKLDEISKYMYCCYNSMNMNHGMMNHEMMNMGFTETIGSGETHDLLLMADNKEPVYGRYIFEGQDMIPSLCEQMSEIQAIDPALIADIPTQPVSCNNTNTVNYVNLCAQTKFFPQFYPMHNHDDYKVTNTNTLETPAFSNYPGGQLTMIQADAPSGYMESEQ; encoded by the coding sequence ATGGCAATACGGCATTATGTCTTATTGGCTACCGATGGTTTTATCGATTTACCGACTACAAAGGAGTTATGCCCTCTTCCGGATACTTTGCAAAAGCTTTATGTTTTTGGATTCGTCGGCGGGCTTTATAAGGTTATTGAAGATGATAAAGTCACATATGAAAATCAATCCTTAAACTGGAAAGACCCGAATAACTGGAGCAGTCTATGGGCAATGCAGACTACTGCATCTATCCCTTCCCCCATTATGTGGGCAGATCAAGGCGATAGATTATATGTTACACTGATTAATCTGGGAATGCCCGTATCACATTTAGAAGATCCTCATACTATCCATTTACACGGAGCTCATGTTGCTACTCAGATAGATGGTTTCCCGGAAACTTCATTTTCTGTTCCTATGTGGATGGGACCTAATGAAACTCCTCCGACCGCAACCTACTATTTTATGCCGGAGCATCCGGGGACGTATATGTATCACTGTCATGTTGAAGCGAGTGAACATGTGCAGATGGGGATGTATGGCGCACTTGTGATTTATCCATCAGAAATTAGCCTTGAAGAGGCTTCTATTAAGATGGATGCATGCGGTTATTGGAGATATAAAGGAGAGATACAAGAACAGATACCCCGCTATGCCAGCCACCGGCAGTTTGCATACAACGACATCCAGACGTATTATGATAAAGAGTATGTCATGCTATTATCTGACATAGATTTAAAATGGCATCAAACTGTGCAAACTACAGTAGAAACCGGTATTTCATTTAATGCTTCGGATTTTAAACCTGATTTCTGGCTGGTGAATGGCCGTGCATTTCCGGATACCCTGCTGCCACATCCGCAAACTCCTCCGGAAGGTAGTAACCCCAACCTTACACAGATTAATTATGAGTCCTATGTCCATGTAAAGACAGATCAAAAGTTTTTGCTGCGAATGATCAATATGGGGTATGCGGTGGTACCTTGGCATATTCATGGCTGGCATTTTAATGTGATAGGGAAAGATGCGCATCCAAGTCCGTTTTTAAGCATCTCCCAAAAATTAGATGAGATATCAAAATATATGTACTGCTGTTATAATTCCATGAATATGAATCATGGCATGATGAATCATGAGATGATGAACATGGGATTCACAGAAACAATCGGCTCTGGTGAAACCCATGATTTACTGCTGATGGCTGACAATAAGGAACCAGTTTATGGCCGTTATATTTTTGAGGGTCAGGATATGATTCCCTCCTTATGTGAACAAATGTCTGAAATTCAAGCAATTGATCCTGCTTTAATTGCTGATATTCCTACGCAGCCAGTTTCGTGTAACAATACCAATACTGTAAATTATGTAAATCTCTGTGCTCAGACTAAGTTCTTTCCACAGTTCTATCCGATGCACAATCATGATGATTATAAGGTTACCAATACAAACACCTTGGAAACTCCGGCATTTAGTAATTATCCCGGCGGACAATTAACCATGATACAGGCTGATGCCCCTTCTGGTTATATGGAAAGTGAACAGTAA
- the abc-f gene encoding ribosomal protection-like ABC-F family protein, with translation MPENERKIPITVKPEGMVKKVKDIFVNGVKKYMNTTLVLNNITFMVNEGERAGIVGENGSGKTTILKLIAGILKLNHCAGYPYAPVPPGFDEGWVVMPKDTSCAYLNQIPEYEAGVKVIDVLNLAFEEVYKLEAELRDLEIKMQQEEGAELERILKKYDNCLRLYESKGGYEVNEKLNRICKGLHFGNEFLNKDFNILSGGEKTTVSLGKLLMDSPDILLLDEPTNHLDMESVEWLEEYVRNYKGTVIIVSHDRYFLDHTVTKIIEIEDKESETYIGNYTEYVKKKEENLLIWQENYKEQQKKIGAMESSIKQLKEWAGKSGNEKFYKRAASIQNKIDKMERIEKPNNRKKGMLVNFSEADRSGKIVIKAEGLKKSYGEKVLFDDAEIQLYYGERAALIGQNGSGKTTFLRMLLGEELPDAGIVELGSSVKVAYLPQQLTFRNEELTVVECFRENISILEGAAREYLARFLFFGGSAYKRVKYLSGGERVRLMLAKLIFHEANLLILDEPTNHLDTVSIENIENTLEAFKGTVFYISHDRYFINKTADRILSLENGKLSSFAGNYEDYKEAKEKELVNELAKSAAEDLKKDSKGKQQLKGPMKENNGKNSNNGDRHRDDTPSNKQNSIKKDNIKDNLKAGDNKSKGNSIRKEKLEVLIGEMEKEIAVIRERMDSCDIPLEELNNLYQRQEELSVKLDIHMEEWMSL, from the coding sequence ATGCCTGAAAATGAACGAAAGATTCCGATTACAGTAAAACCGGAAGGAATGGTAAAAAAAGTGAAAGACATATTTGTAAACGGCGTAAAAAAATATATGAATACAACCCTGGTGTTAAATAATATCACCTTTATGGTAAATGAAGGAGAGCGGGCAGGTATTGTAGGAGAAAATGGCAGCGGAAAGACAACGATTCTTAAGTTAATAGCAGGTATCTTAAAACTAAATCATTGTGCCGGCTACCCTTATGCACCGGTGCCGCCGGGCTTCGATGAGGGATGGGTAGTGATGCCAAAGGATACCAGTTGTGCCTATCTAAATCAGATACCGGAATATGAAGCAGGAGTAAAAGTAATTGATGTACTCAACCTGGCTTTTGAAGAAGTGTATAAACTGGAAGCTGAGCTTAGGGATTTGGAGATTAAGATGCAGCAGGAGGAAGGGGCAGAACTTGAGCGAATTCTAAAGAAATATGATAACTGTCTCAGGTTGTACGAGAGTAAGGGTGGATATGAAGTCAATGAAAAGTTGAACAGAATCTGCAAAGGACTTCACTTTGGTAATGAGTTCCTGAATAAGGACTTTAATATACTAAGCGGCGGTGAGAAAACAACAGTCTCTCTTGGAAAGCTTTTAATGGATAGCCCGGATATCCTGCTTCTTGACGAACCTACCAATCATTTGGATATGGAATCGGTAGAATGGTTAGAGGAATATGTAAGAAATTATAAAGGAACCGTTATTATAGTATCCCATGACAGATATTTCCTGGACCATACAGTAACCAAGATCATTGAGATTGAAGATAAGGAAAGTGAAACTTATATCGGAAATTATACGGAATATGTAAAGAAAAAAGAAGAGAACTTGTTGATATGGCAGGAAAATTATAAAGAACAGCAAAAGAAAATCGGTGCTATGGAGAGTTCAATCAAGCAGTTGAAAGAATGGGCGGGTAAAAGCGGAAATGAGAAATTCTATAAAAGAGCTGCCAGTATCCAGAATAAGATTGATAAAATGGAGCGGATTGAGAAGCCAAACAACAGGAAAAAAGGTATGCTGGTAAACTTTTCAGAAGCTGACAGGTCAGGGAAAATCGTTATAAAAGCGGAAGGCCTTAAAAAATCATATGGTGAAAAAGTACTCTTTGACGACGCTGAGATTCAACTTTATTACGGTGAGAGAGCTGCGCTTATCGGGCAAAACGGCAGCGGTAAGACCACCTTTTTGCGGATGCTTCTGGGGGAAGAATTACCGGATGCAGGAATAGTGGAACTAGGTAGCAGTGTTAAGGTGGCTTATCTTCCTCAGCAGCTTACCTTTCGTAATGAGGAACTGACGGTGGTGGAGTGCTTCAGAGAGAATATCTCTATTCTGGAAGGGGCGGCCAGAGAATATCTGGCAAGATTCCTTTTCTTTGGCGGCAGTGCGTATAAAAGGGTGAAATACCTTTCAGGAGGAGAGCGTGTACGCTTAATGCTTGCCAAGCTGATATTTCATGAGGCAAATCTGCTGATCTTAGATGAGCCTACCAATCATCTGGATACCGTTTCTATTGAGAATATCGAAAATACTCTGGAAGCCTTTAAGGGGACAGTGTTTTATATTTCCCATGACCGATATTTCATTAATAAAACCGCTGATAGAATACTCTCCCTGGAGAATGGGAAATTGAGTAGTTTTGCTGGAAATTATGAGGATTATAAGGAAGCCAAGGAAAAAGAACTCGTGAACGAACTGGCGAAATCAGCCGCAGAAGATTTGAAAAAGGATTCTAAGGGAAAACAGCAGCTGAAAGGGCCTATGAAAGAAAACAATGGTAAGAATAGTAATAATGGAGACAGACACCGGGATGATACACCCAGTAATAAACAGAATTCAATTAAAAAAGATAATATAAAGGATAATTTGAAAGCAGGAGATAATAAATCCAAAGGAAATTCGATTAGAAAAGAAAAGCTGGAGGTACTCATCGGGGAGATGGAAAAGGAAATAGCCGTCATAAGAGAACGTATGGATTCATGTGATATTCCCCTAGAGGAACTGAACAACTTATACCAAAGGCAGGAAGAGTTGTCTGTGAAGCTGGATATTCATATGGAAGAATGGATGAGCTTATAA
- a CDS encoding LysR family transcriptional regulator — translation MELNDIRIFIELFQSKSVSRTAQNLNYTQSNVSARLMKLEKEFHSVFFVRTKTGLQPLPSAERFMKYAIQIDNQIKDLQEEFNIDNYEIDIASTQLLSRLYFPFLYQNTNVFRLHTSSVKELITGFDNQLFDIIITHTKINAAKEFLQLSRTEELVWVQFENRINSPEKPSLIINRDKDCPLRKASLQTIESYAPDMNVIEVDTLDLMLSLLHSINSIALLPKIMTDKENGLTEFRDFPPEPLTTHIYCSNNKNFLLIRDILHTFC, via the coding sequence ATGGAACTGAATGATATCCGAATATTTATTGAACTTTTTCAAAGTAAATCTGTGTCAAGGACAGCCCAAAACCTAAATTATACGCAATCCAATGTATCAGCCCGATTAATGAAGCTGGAAAAGGAATTTCATTCCGTGTTCTTTGTACGCACCAAAACAGGTCTTCAGCCCCTGCCTTCTGCCGAACGATTTATGAAATATGCGATACAAATTGATAATCAAATAAAAGACCTGCAAGAGGAATTCAATATCGATAATTATGAAATAGATATTGCCTCCACACAATTGTTATCCAGATTGTATTTTCCATTTTTATACCAGAATACTAACGTATTCCGCCTTCATACTTCCTCCGTTAAAGAATTGATTACCGGCTTTGATAATCAGCTATTCGATATCATTATTACTCACACCAAAATCAATGCTGCAAAAGAATTCCTCCAACTTAGTAGGACTGAGGAATTAGTTTGGGTGCAGTTTGAAAATAGAATAAACAGCCCAGAAAAACCCAGCCTGATTATTAACAGAGACAAGGATTGCCCGCTAAGAAAAGCATCCCTGCAAACAATAGAGTCCTATGCACCGGATATGAATGTCATCGAAGTAGATACCCTGGATCTGATGCTCTCTTTACTTCATTCAATTAACAGTATCGCACTTTTACCGAAAATAATGACAGACAAAGAAAATGGATTGACAGAATTCAGGGATTTCCCCCCGGAACCTCTGACAACCCATATATATTGCAGTAATAATAAGAATTTTCTTCTTATTCGAGATATACTTCACACTTTTTGCTGA